The Solenopsis invicta isolate M01_SB chromosome 3, UNIL_Sinv_3.0, whole genome shotgun sequence region taaatcaaattaaattattgaaatgttaatttttaattaacaattattgttcagttgaattttaatataaagataacAAAGATTTCTATGTAAGAAgaataacattgattatatgATATAAAGTCATTTTAAACGATAAGActgttattatattatcattacaaaagattcatatttaaatttcttagattaaaaattttcaaataattctgaTTCGAATCATAGAGATTCAAATCCAAATCGAATTCCATTTGTATTTGAACGATTcgcacatttttacaaaaatttacttgCATCGATATTCTTTGAACTTTCTTTAGTTTACAACTAAAAAGGATAGAAGACAGATAGATATAAGTTTGGCAAAGTGATTGCACATTGATACAAATTTGGACATCTGCGATCTGGCTCTCATTAGACCTTCTACTTGAAATCTTATACCTGAAAGAAATCTGTTCATTCTTTATGgagatttatcttttatttaaaattattttaaattactgatCCACTGAATCGATTAAAGCTTAAGCTATCGTgactacttaaaaatttttatgcattaaatggAAGCGCGAGGTTTACCTTATCCGATAagatacaaaatgtaataaatagaaaaatatatatgggataagattaaaattaaatattatatataagataagataaagaatGTCGTATCCAGAGTACATATTCCAAAGTAGAATGAAGTAAAATTTAGATCTAAACGTTCATAACGCACACCTTCGTGTACGGTTTACCGCTATCCTTAAGCTGTGCCGCTCGCCACGTCAGCAGTCTCGAGCTTTCTAGTTTTAGAGCCATGTCAGCGATTTTTTGTTGGATCGTCTGCAGCTTGATAATTGACTGGCCGAAGGCTTGACGTTTATTTGCATAATCCATCGCGCAGTCCAAAGATGCTTGAGCTATACCCAACGCTTGCCCGGCAATTCCTATTCTGCCAGCGTCTACAGAGAAAATTACATGTGTTACATCCAATAACTATTACCAATTAAAATTCGCATGCAAATTGTCGCGTACCTAGAGTCATCATCGCGATCTTAAAGCCCATTCCTGGTTTGCCCAGGGTGTTGTCTTGTGGCATTTGACAGTCCTCGAAGATCAAGGAGCAAGTGCTACTGCCCCGTATACCCAATTTATCTTCTTTCTTACCTAGACTCAAGCCCGCCGTCGGACTGTCTACTAGAATCGCGCTTATACCTTTGTGCTTCTTGGATTTGTCAGTCGTAGCGAAGAGAACTATTGCACTGGCCTCAAATCCATTCGTTATCCATGATTTGGTGCCGTTAATAGTGTAAACGCTACCATTTAGCTTAGCGGTGGTGGACGCCGCACCGGCGTCAGACCCATTACCTGGTTCGCTGAGAGCAAAGCAGCCGACCTTCTCGCCACTTGTGAAGGGAACGATGTACTTTTCCTTCTGCTTGTCGGTCCCGAACGCGTCTATAGGCCCTAAGTAGAGGGAATTATTCACGCTCATTATGACTCCAGCGCTCGCGCAACCTCTCGAAATCTCCTCCATGGCTACGGCATAAGCCAGATAATCCAATCCTGTTCCACCCAGTGCTTCAGGGACGCACAGACCCATGAGACCCAGTTCACCCATCTTCTTGATTTGCTCCTTTGGAAACAGATGCTTCTTATCTGTCTCTGCTGCGATAGGCTTCAATTCCTGCTCAGCAAAGTCCCTgcaattacaaattttcaatgatgataaactttatttaatcgAGTAGTAATTAGTTATATCaagatatataaatgtaatttgctGCTTGCATAATACCTGCACGTTTTGTGCAGCATCTGATGTGTCTCTGGCAGCATAGAGAGCGAGGTGATGTGTCGGCTGACATTGCTGACGGTGCATGTACCTCTCGACACATTATTCGCTGTGAAAGTAATCAACATTCAATAGATCTACATtcagtaatattacaattagGAAATATCTGACACTCACCGAGCACTCTGAAGCACTGCATTGCCATTGTCTTATGTGCTATTATTGACGTTCGACTTACGGAATCGTTATACGAACTGAACTGTCGAACTTTGACCCGAGAGCTCAATTAAATACACATACATGTACATGTACCTACGTTAAATTCTACAGAGtactattaataaaactgtCGATGTTATAATTATGCAGCGATGTTTCTGTCTGTTTACGATAGTTCGATTAAAGGCTCTGAGCTTGTAGAGTCGATCAGTCGCAGATCATTATGGAATCTACCTATCACCGGCAGGTAAAGTTAATGTTACAGAAACGAATTTAGAGGATAAAGTATCGGAGGCAACCATATATGCATCGAAGTGGGCTTCGAAATTACGAATGAGCGAACAATGCAAATAGAACTCCCGATAAACAAGggagatataaataatacatatgtCGAAAGTACAATTTATTGAGTGCATTTTAGTTAGCTTATCATTTTATACAATCCAATATGTTAATGCTAAAAAAGGATTTATATAATTACGATGCCAAAAATAACCAactaaattgtttaacaatTGAAGCtctgataaaataacattttaaaatcgGTTATCACTCATCACATAGCAATTTTCTATATTGACATCCATGcttgtttttgtaaaaaaaatgtagctTCAGAAAAAGCAGCTTTTGAAAGgctctttttaaataaaaacgtttgCCCCGAAACTCGTCGGTCATCAAAGCAAGAGATGTAGATTGCAAATtcgataaaaaattctgaaaatctATCTCGGTTTTCGCGCGGTCCATGCGCCGACGGTGCCGATCAATATATCGTGAGGGCAGACACAAGCCGCGCGCATGCACGGTCGCGGTTCGATAGCGACGAGCTCGTTTCTATCCTATCGCTTGGATCCTGGAATTCTGCACTTCCAGAGAGGAGAACGCTATTCTTGCCCTTGTCGGTGGAAAAACGCAGAAATCTGTCACGATGTCGAGCAGCAAGTGCGTGAAGCAGCCGCGTAAGGCGTATACCAAGGAGCAGCATGAGATGACGCATTCCGAGAAGCTGAGGCTGATCGACGACGAGCTGAACTCCTTTTACAAGTAACAAATCACCTTCGGCACGCGTGAAACTCATTCATGGAGTCGTAGCAGATTTTTACTTTGTATACTTCCGTTGCGTTTTCATTAcctaaaaatcaaagaaaaaaattgcatcaGTAATGATAATCTTGAAGCTACGAGTAAGCAGAGATAATTTTGAGACATTTCtccaaataattgtattattgat contains the following coding sequences:
- the LOC105194539 gene encoding short-chain specific acyl-CoA dehydrogenase, mitochondrial, which codes for MAMQCFRVLANNVSRGTCTVSNVSRHITSLSMLPETHQMLHKTCRDFAEQELKPIAAETDKKHLFPKEQIKKMGELGLMGLCVPEALGGTGLDYLAYAVAMEEISRGCASAGVIMSVNNSLYLGPIDAFGTDKQKEKYIVPFTSGEKVGCFALSEPGNGSDAGAASTTAKLNGSVYTINGTKSWITNGFEASAIVLFATTDKSKKHKGISAILVDSPTAGLSLGKKEDKLGIRGSSTCSLIFEDCQMPQDNTLGKPGMGFKIAMMTLDAGRIGIAGQALGIAQASLDCAMDYANKRQAFGQSIIKLQTIQQKIADMALKLESSRLLTWRAAQLKDSGKPYTKEAAMAKLSASETATFCAHQCIQILGGMGYVSDMPAERHYRDARITEIYEGTSEIQKLVIAANLVKEYGLN